A window of Ranitomeya variabilis isolate aRanVar5 chromosome 2, aRanVar5.hap1, whole genome shotgun sequence contains these coding sequences:
- the ZBTB9 gene encoding zinc finger and BTB domain-containing protein 9 isoform X1 has translation MFVLLTVSRGGCSVEPSSAERQTITMSGTESVQLDFPHYSSVLLDTLNKQRLEGKFCDLSVQVQDRVFQAHKTVLAASSPYFHDKLLLNDTSCLILPSVIQPDAFENLLQLIYSGRLCLEMEALPSHLLVASGLQMWQVVDRCSEILKERKSYVPQTWSSRASESQSPSSSFQLPRDDLPPLPPTIRLGCSDEVMKVRVSEEEEDEEEEEDYDTKSDVHVLVDSLAANCSYALPSSSSSLESPQIIYIKQERTDEDGGYMKAFEIAEMPAEYQSELSYVIPSTLSPSSTDVSLCIPRKLYGVSEPISFTISKPVDLHGNEIVSQALQAQTIHAPIKLLATPDGKRFGCLCGKRFAVKPKRDRHIMLTFSLRPFGCSVCHKKFKLKHHLTEHMKTHGGNLFSCEDCGRKFRVESCFLKHKEVCKGQRWAGACWTYKETSNPANGGIQTFSGPYQNKYTPPIPGDSH, from the exons ATGTTCGTCCTTCTGACCGTGTCCCGTGGCGGCTGCAGTGTAGAGCCGAGCAGTGCGGAGAGGCAG ACCATCACCATGTCGGGGACTGAGAGCGTGCAGCTGGACTTCCCACATTACAGCTCTGTCCTCCTGGACACACTGAACAAGCAGCGACTGGAGGGGAAGTTTTGTGATCTCTCTGTCCAGGTCCAGGATCGTGTCTTCCAGGCTCACAAAACTGTCTTGGCTGCGTCTTCCCCTTACTTCCATGACAAGCTGCTCTTGAACGACACCAGCTGTCTGATTCTGCCCAGTGTCATACAGCCTGATGCTTTTGAGAACCTTTTGCAACTTATTTACTCTGGGAGACTGTGCCTTGAAATGGAGGCACTACCATCACATCTGCTGGTGGCCAGTGGACTACAGATGTGGCAAGTAGTAGACCGATGCTCTGAGATCCTCAAGGAGCGGAAATCATATGTCCCGCAGACTTGGTCAAGCCGTGCCAGTGAGAGTCAGTCTCCGAGCAGCAGCTTCCAATTGCCGCGAGATGACCTACCGCCACTACCGCCAACGATTAGATTAGGTTGCTCTGATGAAGTAATGAAGGTTCGTGTTTCTGAGGAAGAGGAGGacgaagaagaagaggaggactATGACACCAAGAGTGATGTACATGTTTTGGTTGATTCTCTAGCCGCTAATTGCTCTTATGCTCTCCCTTCTTCCTCGTCATCGCTCGAAAGCCCCCAAATCATCTACATCAAGCAGGAGCGGACTGACGAGGATGGGGGTTATATGAAGGCTTTTGAAATCGCAGAGATGCCAGCTGAGTATCAATCAGAGCTGAGTTACGTCATTCCTTCCACGTTATCACCGTCATCTACGGATGTGTCGCTCTGTATCCCTCGGAAACTTTACGGTGTGTCAGAACCAATTTCCTTCACTATTTCCAAACCCGTGGACCTTCATGGAAATGAGATCGTATCTCAAGCTCTTCAGGCTCAAACTATTCACGCTCCTATAAAGCTTCTGGCTACGCCAGATGGGAAAAGGTTTGGCTGCTTGTGTGGAAAGCGGTTTGCCGTAAAGCCTAAACGTGACCGCCATATCATGCTGACCTTCAGTCTGCGCCCATTTGGCTGTTCTGTCTGCCACAAGAAGTTCAAGCTGAAGCATCATCTCACTGAACACATGAAGACGCACGGAGGAAACCTCTTCTCTTGTGAAGACTGTGGACGGAAATTCAGGGTGGAAAGTTGCTTCCTGAAGCACAAGGAAGTTTGCAAAGGACAGAGGTGGGCCGGAGCCTGCTGGACTTACAAAGAAACCTCAAACCCTGCAAATGGAGGTATACAAACATTTTCTGGACCTTACCAGAATAAATACACCCCCCCAATACCAGGAGATAGTCATTGA
- the ZBTB9 gene encoding zinc finger and BTB domain-containing protein 9 isoform X2 — translation MSGTESVQLDFPHYSSVLLDTLNKQRLEGKFCDLSVQVQDRVFQAHKTVLAASSPYFHDKLLLNDTSCLILPSVIQPDAFENLLQLIYSGRLCLEMEALPSHLLVASGLQMWQVVDRCSEILKERKSYVPQTWSSRASESQSPSSSFQLPRDDLPPLPPTIRLGCSDEVMKVRVSEEEEDEEEEEDYDTKSDVHVLVDSLAANCSYALPSSSSSLESPQIIYIKQERTDEDGGYMKAFEIAEMPAEYQSELSYVIPSTLSPSSTDVSLCIPRKLYGVSEPISFTISKPVDLHGNEIVSQALQAQTIHAPIKLLATPDGKRFGCLCGKRFAVKPKRDRHIMLTFSLRPFGCSVCHKKFKLKHHLTEHMKTHGGNLFSCEDCGRKFRVESCFLKHKEVCKGQRWAGACWTYKETSNPANGGIQTFSGPYQNKYTPPIPGDSH, via the coding sequence ATGTCGGGGACTGAGAGCGTGCAGCTGGACTTCCCACATTACAGCTCTGTCCTCCTGGACACACTGAACAAGCAGCGACTGGAGGGGAAGTTTTGTGATCTCTCTGTCCAGGTCCAGGATCGTGTCTTCCAGGCTCACAAAACTGTCTTGGCTGCGTCTTCCCCTTACTTCCATGACAAGCTGCTCTTGAACGACACCAGCTGTCTGATTCTGCCCAGTGTCATACAGCCTGATGCTTTTGAGAACCTTTTGCAACTTATTTACTCTGGGAGACTGTGCCTTGAAATGGAGGCACTACCATCACATCTGCTGGTGGCCAGTGGACTACAGATGTGGCAAGTAGTAGACCGATGCTCTGAGATCCTCAAGGAGCGGAAATCATATGTCCCGCAGACTTGGTCAAGCCGTGCCAGTGAGAGTCAGTCTCCGAGCAGCAGCTTCCAATTGCCGCGAGATGACCTACCGCCACTACCGCCAACGATTAGATTAGGTTGCTCTGATGAAGTAATGAAGGTTCGTGTTTCTGAGGAAGAGGAGGacgaagaagaagaggaggactATGACACCAAGAGTGATGTACATGTTTTGGTTGATTCTCTAGCCGCTAATTGCTCTTATGCTCTCCCTTCTTCCTCGTCATCGCTCGAAAGCCCCCAAATCATCTACATCAAGCAGGAGCGGACTGACGAGGATGGGGGTTATATGAAGGCTTTTGAAATCGCAGAGATGCCAGCTGAGTATCAATCAGAGCTGAGTTACGTCATTCCTTCCACGTTATCACCGTCATCTACGGATGTGTCGCTCTGTATCCCTCGGAAACTTTACGGTGTGTCAGAACCAATTTCCTTCACTATTTCCAAACCCGTGGACCTTCATGGAAATGAGATCGTATCTCAAGCTCTTCAGGCTCAAACTATTCACGCTCCTATAAAGCTTCTGGCTACGCCAGATGGGAAAAGGTTTGGCTGCTTGTGTGGAAAGCGGTTTGCCGTAAAGCCTAAACGTGACCGCCATATCATGCTGACCTTCAGTCTGCGCCCATTTGGCTGTTCTGTCTGCCACAAGAAGTTCAAGCTGAAGCATCATCTCACTGAACACATGAAGACGCACGGAGGAAACCTCTTCTCTTGTGAAGACTGTGGACGGAAATTCAGGGTGGAAAGTTGCTTCCTGAAGCACAAGGAAGTTTGCAAAGGACAGAGGTGGGCCGGAGCCTGCTGGACTTACAAAGAAACCTCAAACCCTGCAAATGGAGGTATACAAACATTTTCTGGACCTTACCAGAATAAATACACCCCCCCAATACCAGGAGATAGTCATTGA